In Phycisphaerae bacterium, one genomic interval encodes:
- a CDS encoding alpha/beta fold hydrolase, with product MLLRCTPPGALEVWTMRTLTTGRTGLLVVGALAVALWSTHRADGQPSEAEWWKGAIEAPGQVLDIAVKLVPEAGGTGGHGTIDIPVQGARGLALTAIEITADALRFTLPPPPGAPPARAAVFELKRSADGKTATGDMKQSGLTMPVHLERTTEAGAQAVGPARPQTPKPPFPYAVREVTYENPMDNTKLAGALTIPEGAGPHPAVILISGSGTQDRDETIFGHKPFLVWADHLTRHGIAVLRVDDRGVGGSSGSVSDSTSKDFANDVIAGLKFLQKQPEIDRARIGLVGHSEGGLIAPLVASRVKDVACIVLLAGPGLPGAKLLNLQLEAILRAAGVKDADVERQSAAQRHLLELVVGDADQADVRAATETLVRIQLEMNGMSAPAAETLKAQIDAAVAQVQAPWMVWFLKHDPRPVLEKVSCPVLALIGSLDLQVPPAANLPELEAALKKAGNGAATVKELPKLNHLFQEATTGQVAEYATIEQTLDKAALDEVTTWLRAQFKLTP from the coding sequence GTGCTGCTACGATGTACGCCGCCGGGGGCGCTGGAGGTCTGGACCATGCGGACGCTGACGACGGGTCGCACGGGGCTGCTGGTCGTCGGGGCGTTAGCCGTCGCGCTGTGGAGCACTCATCGCGCCGACGGACAGCCATCCGAAGCCGAATGGTGGAAGGGCGCGATCGAAGCTCCGGGGCAGGTCCTGGACATCGCGGTCAAGCTCGTGCCCGAGGCCGGCGGCACCGGGGGGCACGGCACGATCGACATCCCCGTACAGGGCGCGCGCGGACTGGCGCTGACCGCGATCGAGATCACGGCGGACGCGTTGCGATTCACGTTGCCGCCGCCACCCGGCGCACCGCCAGCCCGGGCCGCGGTGTTCGAGTTGAAGCGGTCGGCGGATGGCAAGACGGCGACGGGCGACATGAAGCAGTCGGGCCTCACCATGCCGGTGCACCTGGAGCGCACCACCGAAGCCGGGGCGCAGGCCGTTGGTCCAGCGCGGCCGCAGACGCCCAAGCCCCCGTTCCCATACGCCGTTCGCGAGGTGACCTACGAAAACCCGATGGACAACACGAAGCTCGCTGGCGCGCTGACGATTCCGGAGGGGGCGGGGCCGCACCCAGCCGTCATTCTCATCAGTGGCTCGGGTACACAGGACCGCGACGAGACGATCTTCGGACACAAGCCCTTCCTGGTCTGGGCCGATCATCTGACGCGGCATGGCATCGCCGTGTTGCGCGTCGATGATCGCGGCGTGGGTGGTTCGTCGGGCTCCGTCTCCGACTCGACCTCAAAGGACTTTGCGAATGATGTCATCGCCGGGCTGAAATTCCTGCAGAAGCAACCGGAGATTGACCGCGCGCGGATCGGTCTGGTCGGCCACAGCGAGGGCGGGCTGATCGCGCCACTCGTGGCGTCGCGCGTGAAGGACGTGGCCTGCATCGTGCTGCTGGCGGGGCCGGGGCTGCCGGGGGCGAAACTGCTCAACCTGCAGCTCGAGGCGATCCTGCGCGCGGCCGGCGTGAAGGACGCGGACGTGGAGCGCCAATCGGCGGCGCAGCGTCATTTGCTGGAGCTGGTCGTCGGCGACGCGGACCAGGCCGACGTGCGGGCCGCGACTGAGACGCTGGTGCGCATCCAACTCGAAATGAACGGCATGTCCGCTCCCGCGGCCGAGACGCTCAAAGCGCAGATCGATGCGGCTGTCGCGCAGGTGCAGGCGCCGTGGATGGTGTGGTTCCTGAAGCACGACCCGCGGCCGGTGCTGGAAAAGGTGTCGTGCCCCGTGCTGGCACTGATCGGGTCGCTCGATCTGCAGGTCCCCCCGGCTGCGAACCTGCCGGAGCTGGAGGCGGCCTTGAAGAAAGCGGGCAACGGGGCGGCGACGGTCAAGGAACTGCCGAAGCTGAACCACCTGTTCCAGGAGGCCACCACCGGGCAGGTGGCCGAGTACGCCACGATCGAACAAACGCTGGACAAAGCGGCGCTGGACGAAGTCACGACGTGGCTGCGCGCTCAGTTCAAGCTCACGCCGTAA
- a CDS encoding DUF4349 domain-containing protein: MNDAAALNLEQVLGELTTWSGPAPALWRRALAAAGVPRVRRWPAFLQSPLTKRLAIGGVAAAVLLTIGVVSHEMLGARRNHSWGYFAAPADVPRAEHWFAGAEGRDGSFGVKYVQENVEGVGVQEMAGRAIRRVQERVGEVPGSPVRGGARGRYSLGDAVVERYAGYPVQGVSETEPTGERQVVRKATIELVATDVRTAFFKASHLVSAAQGEYVQDSSLTGTGTQLQGTLTLRVAVARLSDVLNELRTLGEVRVETNGGEDVTAQVVDVEARLRNERRVEQELLELLDKRSDAPLKEILDLRTSLGNVRQSIEQLIAQREQLSRLVALATVLVVIHPADAKPLPPAGLAAYFRDTLQRAWRGGLTFLVDTVAGLVAVVIGGLIWWVLLLVVVLSVRIYVRRRRATAA; this comes from the coding sequence ATGAACGACGCTGCGGCCCTCAATCTTGAACAAGTTCTCGGCGAGTTGACGACGTGGAGCGGACCGGCGCCGGCACTCTGGCGCCGGGCGTTGGCCGCGGCCGGCGTGCCACGCGTCCGCCGGTGGCCGGCCTTCCTGCAGAGCCCGCTGACGAAGCGATTGGCGATCGGCGGGGTGGCCGCGGCGGTCTTGCTGACGATCGGCGTCGTGTCGCACGAGATGCTGGGCGCGCGGCGGAACCACTCCTGGGGTTATTTTGCGGCGCCGGCGGATGTCCCTAGGGCCGAACACTGGTTCGCCGGAGCCGAGGGGAGAGATGGATCGTTTGGCGTCAAATACGTCCAAGAGAATGTCGAGGGCGTCGGCGTGCAGGAAATGGCCGGACGCGCGATTCGCCGGGTCCAGGAGCGCGTGGGCGAAGTCCCCGGCAGCCCAGTCCGCGGCGGCGCCCGTGGGCGGTACTCACTGGGCGATGCCGTCGTCGAGCGGTACGCGGGCTACCCGGTCCAAGGCGTGTCGGAAACCGAGCCGACCGGTGAGCGACAGGTGGTCCGCAAGGCCACGATCGAGCTCGTCGCCACGGACGTTCGCACGGCGTTCTTCAAGGCTTCACACCTGGTCAGCGCCGCGCAGGGCGAATACGTCCAGGATTCCAGCCTCACCGGCACGGGCACGCAACTGCAGGGCACACTCACCTTGCGGGTCGCCGTCGCCCGGCTTTCGGACGTGCTCAACGAGTTGCGGACGCTGGGCGAGGTCCGCGTGGAGACCAACGGCGGCGAAGACGTGACGGCCCAGGTCGTCGACGTCGAGGCTCGCCTGCGCAACGAGCGGCGCGTCGAGCAGGAGCTGCTGGAGCTGCTCGACAAGCGCTCCGACGCCCCCTTGAAGGAGATCCTCGACCTGCGCACCTCGCTGGGCAACGTGCGCCAGAGTATCGAGCAACTGATCGCCCAGCGCGAGCAGCTCAGCCGGCTCGTCGCCCTCGCCACCGTCCTGGTGGTGATTCACCCAGCCGACGCCAAGCCGCTGCCGCCCGCGGGCCTGGCGGCGTATTTCCGCGACACGCTCCAGCGGGCCTGGCGCGGCGGCCTGACGTTCCTGGTGGACACGGTCGCGGGCCTGGTGGCCGTGGTGATCGGCGGGCTCATCTGGTGGGTTCTGCTGCTGGTGGTGGTGCTGAGCGTGCGCATCTATGTGCGCCGCCGGCGGGCCACCGCGGCCTGA
- a CDS encoding sodium/proline symporter, protein MWVVVLSFAAYTLAIVLLGLYSARYARRSNEDFFLAGRSLGAWVAALSASASSESGWVTLGLVGWAYTNGVQAYWIIPGCLLGYLFNWFVLAGRMSDHSRALNALTLPDFFAFHFRERWPLLRVLSVVVILVAMVLYVAAQFAAAGKAFAATFTAETFNITYQQGVWIGAAIVLIYTVSGGFRAVCWTDFLQALLMVGTLVLFPVYLLMAHGGYGFVTNLLAPVTPPEGQAGDLLRFLPDLAGPAFIGFLLGAGALGINFGYPGQPHVLVRFMALRNRREARVAGIVSFMWGLLVYWGAVTVGLFARAMSEEHDAWTAQLFDGELSLVVAALNLLPGVLSGMVLAAVLAAICSTADSQLVVAASSAANDVYARLFTRNQAGAHPWLNRIVVAVLGLLAVWLVYDQQVQIYKYVLTYGWALLGAAFGPQTILILLWRRASYAGCLAGMLTGFVVALVWQLTYNPAATGVEVYNLPLAFVAALLVNIVVSRLVPGSDRRQAPTA, encoded by the coding sequence ATGTGGGTTGTTGTCCTTTCGTTCGCGGCGTATACGCTGGCCATCGTCCTGCTGGGGTTGTATTCCGCGCGGTACGCCCGGCGCAGCAACGAGGATTTCTTTCTGGCCGGGCGCTCGCTGGGGGCGTGGGTCGCCGCGCTCTCGGCGTCGGCTTCCAGCGAGTCGGGGTGGGTCACGCTCGGGCTGGTGGGCTGGGCGTACACGAATGGCGTGCAGGCCTACTGGATCATTCCGGGCTGCCTGCTCGGCTACCTGTTCAACTGGTTCGTCCTCGCGGGGCGGATGAGCGATCACTCGCGGGCGTTGAACGCGCTGACCTTGCCGGACTTCTTTGCCTTTCATTTCCGCGAACGCTGGCCGCTATTGCGCGTCCTGTCGGTGGTGGTGATCCTGGTGGCGATGGTGCTCTACGTCGCGGCGCAATTCGCAGCGGCGGGCAAGGCCTTTGCCGCGACGTTCACCGCGGAGACGTTCAATATCACCTATCAGCAGGGCGTGTGGATCGGGGCCGCCATTGTGCTCATCTACACCGTCAGCGGCGGATTCCGCGCGGTGTGCTGGACGGATTTTCTCCAGGCGCTGCTCATGGTCGGCACGCTCGTGCTGTTTCCCGTGTACCTGCTGATGGCGCACGGCGGCTACGGCTTCGTGACGAACCTGCTCGCGCCGGTGACGCCGCCCGAGGGGCAGGCCGGCGACTTGCTGCGGTTTCTGCCGGACCTGGCCGGGCCCGCGTTCATCGGATTCCTGCTCGGCGCCGGCGCGCTGGGCATCAACTTCGGCTATCCCGGCCAGCCGCACGTGCTGGTGCGGTTCATGGCGCTGCGCAACCGGCGCGAAGCGCGCGTCGCCGGCATCGTCTCATTCATGTGGGGCTTGCTGGTCTACTGGGGCGCGGTGACGGTCGGCCTGTTCGCACGCGCCATGTCCGAGGAACACGACGCGTGGACCGCGCAACTCTTTGACGGCGAACTGAGCCTCGTCGTGGCGGCGCTCAACCTGCTGCCCGGCGTGCTCTCCGGCATGGTGCTGGCGGCGGTGCTGGCGGCGATCTGCTCCACGGCGGACAGCCAGCTCGTCGTCGCCGCCAGCTCGGCCGCCAACGACGTTTACGCACGGCTGTTCACGAGGAACCAGGCCGGTGCGCACCCCTGGCTGAATCGGATTGTTGTCGCGGTCCTGGGGCTATTGGCCGTGTGGCTGGTGTACGACCAGCAGGTGCAGATCTACAAGTATGTGCTGACGTATGGCTGGGCGCTGCTCGGGGCCGCGTTCGGCCCGCAGACCATCCTGATTCTGCTCTGGCGGCGGGCGTCCTACGCCGGGTGCCTGGCCGGTATGCTCACCGGCTTCGTCGTCGCGCTGGTGTGGCAGCTCACCTACAATCCCGCGGCGACCGGCGTCGAAGTCTACAACCTGCCGCTCGCGTTTGTCGCGGCACTGCTGGTGAATATCGTCGTGAGTCGGCTCGTGCCGGGTTCGGACAGGCGACAGGCTCCAACCGCATGA
- the rpoN gene encoding RNA polymerase factor sigma-54, with translation MSQILSQIPRQVMQLQQRLTPQLIQAMDILQLNTLALESRISQELDGNPALEVMPGDDELTVAPEPASAADEGTDGEQALVVNEGGAADFERLDNLVREYDWIDDDGEYHGTRSRARTLEDADNKLDAMANTAARPISLQEHILQQWHLVEVDERTRLLGARIIDHIDDTGRVTTPLEQIAREADPPATVAEMNAALTALQQLDPPGIAARSLQECLLLQLAALPGNNELEQRIVREHLDDLQKNRLPVMARALGVDLDEVKAAIQVISTLSLHPGTDVVERHQPPIVPDVIVEYSERDDQYEVRLARGNTRELRISPEFRELLERARGDRNTREFIRQKIEAASAIIDAVRYRRERLLDVARAVVEAQREFLDHGEQHLKVLRMSDLAVRFNCDPSTISRTVDEKYMQTPRGIYPLRYFFTGGAETENGDALGWASIKAKVQEIVASEDKRNPLSDDEIVTRLKNEGVEIKRRTVAKYRAQLAIPPARQRRQY, from the coding sequence GTGTCGCAGATCCTGTCACAAATCCCGCGCCAAGTCATGCAACTGCAGCAACGTCTCACGCCGCAGTTGATTCAGGCGATGGATATTCTCCAGCTTAACACGCTCGCGCTGGAGTCGCGCATCTCGCAGGAGCTGGACGGGAATCCGGCACTTGAAGTTATGCCGGGTGACGATGAACTTACGGTCGCCCCCGAACCGGCGTCGGCGGCCGACGAGGGGACCGACGGGGAACAGGCGCTAGTCGTCAACGAAGGGGGCGCCGCGGACTTCGAGCGGCTCGACAACCTGGTCCGCGAGTACGACTGGATCGATGACGACGGGGAGTACCACGGGACACGCTCGCGGGCGCGGACGCTCGAAGACGCGGACAACAAGCTCGACGCGATGGCCAACACGGCCGCGCGGCCGATCAGCCTGCAGGAACACATCCTGCAGCAATGGCACCTGGTGGAGGTGGACGAGCGGACCCGTTTGCTCGGCGCCCGGATCATCGATCACATCGACGACACGGGGCGCGTCACGACGCCCCTCGAGCAGATTGCCCGCGAGGCCGACCCGCCCGCAACGGTGGCGGAGATGAACGCGGCGCTGACCGCCCTGCAACAACTCGACCCGCCCGGTATCGCGGCGCGCTCGTTGCAGGAATGCCTGCTGCTGCAACTGGCGGCCCTGCCGGGGAACAACGAGCTCGAGCAGCGCATCGTCCGCGAGCACCTGGATGATTTGCAGAAAAATCGGCTGCCGGTGATGGCACGCGCGCTGGGCGTTGACCTCGACGAGGTGAAGGCCGCCATTCAGGTCATCAGCACGCTGTCGCTGCACCCGGGCACGGACGTGGTGGAGCGGCACCAGCCCCCGATCGTGCCGGACGTCATCGTCGAGTACAGCGAAAGGGACGACCAGTACGAGGTGCGGCTGGCGCGGGGCAACACGCGCGAGCTGCGCATTTCGCCGGAGTTCCGCGAGCTGCTGGAGCGGGCCCGCGGCGACCGCAACACGCGCGAGTTCATCCGGCAGAAGATCGAAGCGGCCAGCGCGATCATCGACGCGGTGCGCTACCGGCGCGAGCGCCTGCTGGACGTGGCCCGCGCGGTCGTGGAGGCGCAGCGCGAGTTTCTCGATCACGGCGAGCAGCACCTGAAGGTACTGCGGATGAGCGATCTGGCGGTGCGTTTCAACTGCGACCCGTCCACGATCAGCCGCACCGTCGACGAGAAGTACATGCAAACGCCGCGCGGCATCTATCCATTGCGGTACTTCTTCACCGGCGGCGCCGAGACGGAAAACGGCGACGCCCTGGGGTGGGCCAGCATCAAGGCAAAGGTGCAGGAAATCGTCGCCAGCGAGGACAAGCGCAACCCGCTGAGCGATGACGAGATCGTCACGCGCTTGAAAAACGAGGGCGTCGAGATCAAACGTCGCACCGTGGCGAAGTACCGCGCCCAGCTCGCGATTCCGCCCGCCCGCCAGCGGCGGCAGTACTAA
- the icd gene encoding NADP-dependent isocitrate dehydrogenase: MSYKTTQVPPGERITVQRGQLRVPDRPVVPFIRGDGTGPDIWRASEMVFDAAVAKAYGDRRRISWMEVFAGETAFERFKDWLPEETLQAFREFLVGIKGPLTTPVGGGIRSLNVALRQQLDLYVCLRPVRYFRGVPSPVKQPELTDMVIFRENAEDIYAGIEFQQGTPDCDRFKQLLAEAFPDRFKKVRFPESAGFGIKPSSQQGADRLVRAAIRYAIENGRQSVTLVHKGNIMKFTEGAFRDWGYALAQREFGAVEFEGGPWQVITAGTASPAGTVAHNIIIKDVIADAFLQQILTRPAEYDVIATMNLNGDYISDALAACVGGIGIAPGGNINYDTGHAIFEATHGTAPKYANQDKVNPGSVILSGEMMLRYMGWTEAADLIIKGMEGAIAAKTVTYDFERLMKGAKLLKCSEFGQAVVEHMR; the protein is encoded by the coding sequence ATGTCGTACAAGACCACGCAGGTCCCCCCCGGCGAGAGAATCACCGTCCAGCGCGGGCAACTGCGCGTCCCCGATCGGCCCGTCGTGCCGTTCATCCGCGGCGATGGCACCGGCCCCGACATCTGGCGTGCGTCCGAGATGGTGTTCGACGCCGCCGTTGCGAAGGCCTACGGTGATCGCCGTCGGATCTCCTGGATGGAAGTCTTCGCTGGCGAAACCGCTTTCGAACGGTTCAAGGACTGGTTGCCGGAAGAGACACTCCAGGCGTTTCGCGAGTTTCTCGTCGGGATCAAGGGGCCGTTGACCACGCCCGTCGGCGGGGGCATTCGCTCGCTGAACGTCGCCCTGCGGCAGCAGCTCGACCTGTACGTGTGTCTGCGTCCGGTGCGGTATTTCCGCGGCGTACCGAGCCCGGTGAAGCAGCCCGAGCTGACGGACATGGTCATCTTCCGTGAGAACGCCGAGGACATTTACGCGGGCATCGAGTTCCAGCAGGGCACGCCGGACTGCGACCGGTTCAAGCAGCTTCTGGCCGAGGCGTTTCCCGACCGGTTCAAGAAGGTGCGTTTCCCCGAGTCGGCGGGTTTTGGAATCAAGCCGTCGAGTCAGCAGGGTGCGGACCGGCTGGTGCGGGCGGCGATTCGCTACGCGATCGAGAACGGGCGCCAGAGCGTCACGCTGGTGCACAAGGGCAACATCATGAAGTTCACGGAGGGGGCGTTTCGCGACTGGGGCTACGCGCTGGCGCAACGCGAGTTCGGTGCGGTGGAGTTCGAAGGCGGGCCGTGGCAGGTGATCACGGCCGGCACGGCGAGCCCGGCGGGGACGGTTGCCCATAACATCATCATCAAGGACGTCATCGCCGACGCGTTCCTCCAGCAGATCCTGACGCGTCCGGCTGAGTACGACGTGATCGCCACGATGAACCTCAACGGCGACTACATTTCGGACGCGCTGGCGGCGTGTGTCGGCGGCATTGGCATCGCCCCCGGCGGCAACATCAACTACGACACAGGCCACGCCATCTTCGAGGCGACGCACGGCACGGCCCCCAAGTATGCGAACCAGGACAAGGTGAACCCCGGCTCGGTGATCCTGTCCGGCGAGATGATGCTGCGCTACATGGGTTGGACGGAGGCGGCGGACCTGATCATCAAGGGCATGGAAGGCGCCATCGCCGCGAAGACCGTGACGTACGATTTCGAGCGGCTGATGAAGGGGGCCAAGCTGCTGAAGTGCTCGGAATTTGGGCAGGCAGTCGTCGAGCACATGCGCTGA
- a CDS encoding MFS transporter: protein MHLAQLWRALRSRNYRLFFGGQGISLIGTWMQRIALSWLVYRLTGSAMMLGAVGFASQVPTFLLAPLAGVLSDRWNLRKVLVVTQVLAMVQALALAVLTLTDTVAVWHVFALGIALGAINGFDVPARQTFVVQMVPKVEDVPNAIALNSLLVNSARLIGPSLAGILIGLVGEGVCFLANGLSYVAVVAALLAMQLPARRARPPQTHVLRDLTQGFRYAFGFAPIRGVLLLLALVSLVGMTYVVLMPIFATDVLHGGPHTLGFLMAAAGGGAVAGAFYLAGRQSVVGLGDTITRATLLLGAGLAVLSWARLEWLALGLMVVIGFAAMLQLAASNTVLQTIVEDHMRGRVMSFYTMAFMGMAPLSSLLAGALANWVGTTPALLLSGIVCMVGAAVSALQLPALRALAWPVYVRKGLIADVAGAAPADAHGATLIAAPPADR from the coding sequence ATGCACCTGGCGCAGCTCTGGCGCGCGCTGCGCTCGCGCAACTACCGCCTGTTCTTTGGCGGCCAGGGGATCTCGCTGATCGGCACATGGATGCAGCGGATTGCGCTGAGCTGGCTGGTCTACCGCCTGACCGGTTCGGCGATGATGCTTGGGGCGGTCGGATTCGCGAGCCAGGTCCCGACGTTCCTGCTCGCGCCGCTGGCGGGCGTGTTGTCCGACCGCTGGAACCTGCGAAAAGTGCTGGTCGTGACGCAGGTGCTCGCGATGGTCCAGGCGCTGGCCCTGGCGGTCCTGACGCTCACCGACACGGTAGCCGTCTGGCACGTCTTCGCGCTGGGCATTGCCCTGGGGGCGATCAACGGCTTCGATGTCCCGGCGCGGCAGACCTTCGTCGTGCAGATGGTGCCAAAAGTGGAAGACGTGCCGAATGCGATAGCCCTGAACTCGTTGCTGGTGAATTCCGCCCGGCTGATCGGGCCGTCGCTGGCCGGCATTCTCATCGGCCTGGTCGGCGAGGGCGTGTGCTTCCTCGCGAACGGGCTGAGCTACGTGGCCGTCGTGGCGGCGCTGCTGGCGATGCAGTTGCCCGCCCGCCGCGCGCGTCCGCCGCAGACGCATGTGTTGCGCGACCTGACGCAGGGATTCCGTTATGCGTTCGGTTTCGCGCCGATCCGCGGCGTGCTGCTGCTGCTGGCCTTGGTCAGCCTGGTCGGCATGACCTACGTCGTGCTGATGCCGATCTTCGCGACCGATGTCCTGCACGGCGGGCCCCACACGCTGGGGTTCTTGATGGCCGCGGCCGGCGGTGGGGCCGTTGCCGGCGCGTTCTATCTCGCCGGGCGGCAGAGCGTGGTCGGGCTCGGTGACACGATCACGCGCGCCACGCTGCTGCTCGGGGCGGGGCTGGCGGTGCTGTCGTGGGCGCGGCTGGAATGGTTGGCGCTCGGGCTGATGGTGGTGATCGGGTTTGCGGCGATGCTGCAACTGGCGGCCAGCAACACGGTGTTGCAGACGATCGTCGAGGACCACATGCGCGGGCGCGTGATGAGCTTCTACACGATGGCCTTCATGGGCATGGCGCCGCTGAGCAGTCTGCTGGCCGGCGCGCTGGCGAACTGGGTCGGCACCACCCCTGCGCTGCTGCTTAGCGGCATCGTCTGCATGGTTGGGGCGGCCGTCTCTGCCCTGCAACTGCCGGCGCTGCGCGCGCTGGCCTGGCCGGTCTATGTGCGCAAAGGCCTGATCGCCGACGTCGCGGGTGCCGCGCCCGCCGACGCGCATGGCGCGACGTTGATTGCTGCTCCGCCGGCGGACCGCTAG
- a CDS encoding RNA polymerase sigma factor: MTTPGTDEQLLADFLGGRRAALGELARRYERPLLGLALGLLGGRRDLACDAVQETWLRVIRFGQQFSGQSRFKTWLYRIGINQCRNLQSATGRSAAGDGEPALAGKPAPDPAPETVAARTDQNDAVRHAVAQLAPDRRAIVLLCYHGGLTHVEAAEILELPLGTLKSRLHAALEELRGMLGATCRTSETEAGP, from the coding sequence GTGACAACGCCCGGCACAGACGAGCAGCTTTTGGCGGACTTTCTTGGCGGCCGCCGCGCGGCCCTGGGCGAACTGGCCCGGCGCTATGAACGCCCGCTCTTGGGATTGGCGCTGGGACTGCTCGGCGGGCGGCGGGACCTGGCCTGCGACGCGGTCCAGGAAACCTGGCTGCGGGTGATCCGCTTCGGCCAACAGTTCTCCGGCCAAAGCCGCTTCAAGACGTGGCTCTACCGCATCGGCATCAACCAGTGCCGCAACTTGCAGTCGGCGACCGGACGCTCGGCCGCCGGCGACGGAGAGCCCGCGCTCGCCGGTAAGCCGGCACCCGACCCCGCGCCGGAGACGGTCGCCGCCCGCACGGATCAAAACGACGCGGTGCGGCACGCGGTTGCCCAGTTGGCGCCCGACCGGCGCGCGATCGTGCTGCTCTGTTATCACGGCGGCCTGACGCATGTGGAAGCCGCTGAAATCCTGGAATTGCCGCTGGGCACGCTCAAATCGCGCCTGCACGCCGCGCTCGAAGAGCTGCGCGGGATGCTGGGCGCAACGTGCCGCACGAGCGAAACGGAGGCTGGGCCATGA
- a CDS encoding MFS transporter translates to MTTNPPAPGQTAAPPAHGFGRAFWMLNSIEMFERLAFYTLRVMAPIYIMQADDPGGLHLTAQNKGVIYAWWAVFQSILPMATGGFADRYGYKATMTFSISMMTVGYVLVALLRDIVWLPAKLDGNGLELISALDRSNFWSLFISIMVLATGTAFFKPSIQGSLAQNLTKDRSSVGWGIFYWVVNVGAFVGHWIPAVVFALAGEHSKEAWRNLFLLSAVFMSCNFILLFTFKDVPSGAEKHGSPLAVLWRTVVNILEPRLITWLIIMSCFWLMMYQLWDLQPNFISDWIDSSPLAHGLKWLPGPLYAAVTDETPRGPQIPQQVLLSLNSLFIIAGVVGMAWLTRRMRTLTAMCGGMILATAGVLVAGLTMSPWMLVLGIVFFSLGEMTTGPKKNEYLGLIAPPGKKGLYLGYVNIPVGVGVFAGSWIAGEVYGRYGEKATLALRYIADRFPQALQAPWNGKIESLVECVGVPRPEAFTKLQVLTGLDAHAATELLWNAYSPQFYVWIPFAAIGVVAAIALAVFGQMAKRWHDMNA, encoded by the coding sequence ATGACGACCAACCCGCCTGCCCCCGGCCAGACCGCCGCGCCGCCGGCACACGGCTTTGGCCGTGCGTTCTGGATGCTTAATTCTATCGAGATGTTTGAGCGCCTGGCGTTCTACACGCTGCGTGTCATGGCGCCGATCTACATCATGCAGGCCGACGACCCGGGCGGGCTGCACCTGACGGCCCAGAACAAGGGCGTCATCTACGCGTGGTGGGCCGTGTTCCAGTCCATTCTGCCGATGGCGACCGGCGGGTTCGCGGACCGGTACGGCTACAAGGCCACGATGACCTTCTCGATCTCGATGATGACGGTCGGCTACGTGCTCGTGGCGCTGCTCCGCGACATTGTGTGGCTGCCCGCGAAGCTGGACGGCAACGGTCTGGAGCTAATCTCCGCGCTCGACCGCTCCAACTTCTGGTCGCTGTTCATTTCGATCATGGTGCTGGCGACCGGCACCGCGTTTTTCAAGCCGAGCATCCAGGGCTCACTCGCCCAGAACCTGACCAAGGACAGGTCGTCGGTGGGCTGGGGGATCTTTTACTGGGTCGTCAACGTCGGCGCGTTCGTCGGGCACTGGATTCCAGCGGTCGTCTTTGCGCTGGCCGGCGAGCACTCGAAGGAAGCCTGGCGCAATCTGTTCCTGCTCTCCGCCGTTTTCATGTCGTGCAATTTCATCCTGCTGTTCACGTTCAAGGATGTGCCGAGCGGGGCCGAGAAGCACGGCTCGCCGCTCGCGGTGCTCTGGCGCACGGTAGTCAATATCCTGGAGCCGCGGCTGATTACCTGGCTCATCATCATGTCATGCTTCTGGCTGATGATGTACCAGCTCTGGGACTTGCAACCGAACTTCATCTCCGACTGGATCGACAGCTCGCCGCTCGCCCACGGTCTGAAATGGCTCCCCGGTCCGCTCTACGCCGCCGTCACCGATGAGACACCGCGCGGCCCGCAAATCCCCCAGCAGGTCCTGCTCAGCCTGAACTCGCTCTTCATCATCGCCGGCGTCGTCGGGATGGCCTGGCTGACGCGCCGCATGCGCACGCTGACGGCCATGTGTGGCGGCATGATCCTGGCCACGGCGGGCGTGCTGGTGGCCGGCCTGACCATGAGCCCCTGGATGCTCGTCCTGGGCATCGTGTTCTTCTCGCTCGGCGAGATGACGACGGGCCCGAAAAAGAACGAGTACCTCGGGCTCATCGCCCCGCCCGGCAAGAAGGGCCTCTACCTCGGTTACGTTAACATCCCCGTTGGCGTCGGCGTGTTCGCCGGCTCGTGGATCGCGGGCGAGGTGTACGGCCGCTATGGTGAAAAGGCGACGCTGGCGCTGCGCTACATCGCGGACCGATTCCCGCAGGCGCTCCAGGCACCGTGGAACGGGAAGATCGAGAGCCTGGTCGAGTGCGTCGGCGTTCCGCGGCCGGAGGCCTTCACAAAGTTGCAGGTGCTCACGGGCCTCGACGCGCACGCCGCGACGGAGCTGCTCTGGAACGCCTATTCGCCCCAGTTTTATGTCTGGATCCCGTTTGCGGCGATTGGCGTCGTGGCGGCGATTGCGCTGGCGGTCTTCGGCCAGATGGCTAAGCGCTGGCACGACATGAACGCCTGA